AAGTGCATCGGCCTTTTGATGAGCATGCTGGTACAACTAACTCGCCAAATTAGTTCTTCGATGATTTCCTTGCAGCATCACATGCACTTATTGTGACATCTAAGTACCTTCCTTCAAGCACTTATTCCAAAATACTTATGAAATGAACTTAATTCTTAAAAAATTGAGTTCAATTTCACTCACGTTAAATAAGGGACTTAtggtttaaaaaattaatttgtcaTTAGAgctctctctcccttttctctttGATTTGTGAATTTCTTTGTAAGTTTCTATTTCTTAATTTTTGGATATGGTTTGCAACAATTTATTTAGTTTTAGAGGGAACAATTTctccatttttctattttttattggGTGGgggagagagaaagggagggGAGGAGGGAGATGAAGGGTGAAAAGAGAGAGGGGGAAAatgtcctatatatatatatatatatatatatatatatatatatatatatatatatatatatatatataatttttccaTCAATCTAAGATATCATGTTCTATATACCGTCAGCTACTCCCGCGACAATTTCATCGAAACTTGGCTGGAAAGTATAATTGTGGTGATGTGATAAGGGTGTaggttaaatattaaaaaattaaatataatttaaaaaaataaaatttggcttttttattttttttagtcttTTTATTATTAATGAAATCATTTTgctacttattattattattctaagatttacatgcatatttcaattttatatacAATATTTCATATTAGAAATATGGAATAATTTTCCAATCATCTATTTTTAGTGATAAAAAAAAAGAGCAAAAGTTAACATTGCATACTCTTGTATTATTAtagtattattaattaattggcaTAACAAAGTGTAATTAATATAATTCCTTCTCTACCTAAGACCAGACAACATTTATGGATGACAAAAAGCATAGTCAACCATTGGCCTCAGCTCATCCCAAGTCCCATCTTCAAAACTTATTGCTTCATCTCCACTTTGGTCACAAAAGTTTACATGTGAAGCCATTAAAGGAACTTGAGTCGCTAAACTCAGCTGGCCTGCAAGCAACTGGTTATTTTCATACAAATAATTGTTAGCATCAGGTTTCATTTTCATCATCTTATAAGTTGAAACTTCAAAACTCTTATACTTAAATCCATCATCTGATGATTCTGAAAAACTCATTTTAGTGCCTGAATCTTTAAAAGTCTGTTTGGACGCAAACTTTTGCCAACTTGATGATGGGTATTTTCTGTAAGAAGCTTCTCGTTTAAATATTCGACAAAGTGTCCAAACCTCCTGCAAATCCAagaaggaaattttttttttaaatgaaataataaaaagaaatcaaaTGTTGTACCAATGAAATTTAGCTCGGTTGTAACAAAGTTGTTTTTGAGACAATGAAGTCTCATGTTCGAGTACAAGTCAGGCCAAAAAATAAAGTTCTTTATATATCAATTAATCTTACTTACAGCTTCTTGAAGATCTCGGTTGTTAGCAACATTAGATGGAGTTTTGGGAGCAGGTAGGCGAAACTCATGCATCATCCATTCAGTTTTAGTGCCTTTTCCAGCACTTCCTCTGTAATAGACTAAAGATTTCTTGAGGCCAATGCAGTCCTGGAATTCTCTTGCAGAATATATTGGTTTGTCAATTCCTGTAGCTTTCCAGAATCCACATCCTGTCACCCTGTTAGGTCTTATGCTGTTCTTGTACTTCCTTCCCCTTCTACAGAAAAAATACCACTCCCTTTCTTTATCTCCTGCTGCACTACTCGCTTGTTCTGTGAGAGAGACAGAGATAAGTTTAGGCAAATAATAACGATTCAGTAAACATAAAGAttaataggaatttggcaaaaattaAGATAAAAAGCATACTTGGAAGATCCCATGGCTCGTACTTATAAACATCAATATTTTTTATGAGATCAATCTTAATAGCTTTCATTTCCACCTTTCTTTTAAGATAAAATCCGACAAGCTCTTCGTCGGTCGGACGAAACCGAAATCCAGGAAATAAAATATCATCATCATCTTCATTTGAGTAACTCAATTTCTTCAACTCCATCAATTTTCCTGCCATTATTATCTTCTATTGAAATGTGACTTATTGGCAAGTATTATAACCTTCTTATAGAGAGCGGAGAGATATAGGGATAGGAATTGGTAGAATATCGTAAAAATCATCTtagattaatattattaaaactcaaaatcaattccaaattttattaaaatttattttcaattactCGAATCCGTTCCAAACGTAATTATTACTATCCCATAAATATCCGAAccggtttaattttatatattttaattaataatttatataaaaaaattatttttatttaataatttatattttaaaattttaataattctataaaatatttcaatattattttatataaaattaaatatataaaaatttataaatattattataaaaaattattataaaaaatatatattatatatttaattaaatatttatataaatgtgTTTGGATAACGGATACTTAATATGTAAAACTCGAACCTATCAtagatattaaattttaaacccGAATTCGTCCCAAATTCGATTATATACTATTCAAATTTATTATATTAGGATTTGATTGAATCAGATATCTATAAAAATTTGACCATTGCCATATGTATAGAGATGGGTTTGGTCAAAATCATTCAATTTGACTTACAAAAGGGAGTTTTGGTGGTTGTTGTTGTTGTAATTGTAGACTTGTAAAAAGTTGATGTGTGAAAGAAATTTTTGTGGAAAAAGGGTTTTGCTCAGAGTCATACATTCAAACATAAGCAACGCGACATTTAAAAACATTGTGACGTTTGATTTTTTGAAAAGTTTGCATGTGAAAAGGCCAGCTCAACGGACTTGTGTGATTGTAATATGCTCTATGGTGTATATATTAAAGTCTAAAGTCTTAAAAAAATAGTTTTATAAGGATGGACCACCTAATTAAATGAAAATGTCTAAAAAAATTTTTTGTGTCACaacttttacttttattttataatttattatttaatatttaatttattacattaaaaatttaatttctatctaaaaattttttaatttcagttattaaaatcttttctaaaaaaaatattaacaattatttaaaaaaaaatttaatttttattgatataatatctctaaaaatcaatatttttaaaaggtatttttattaaattaaaaaaaaagtaaattatatatatattaaaactaaGTCTTAAAAATAGTTTTAAAAGAGTGTGGCacctaataaaataaaaagcatCTAAAAAAAGCATACCATAACTAATCAAATGAAGAATTTTATAATTAAcattttataatatgattataaaaatataacatataaaaaaatatattttaaattatgttattaaataaaataaataaacaattcACTCAATGTGTGAAAAATTTACTAATTATTAAGTGttgctgatatatatatatacattttcaCTCATAAATGTATAagcttatatttttaaatttaagacCTCACTACTTTTACCGGTTGCTCTCCAAAAGTGGATGATCATAttcattttttcaaaaattatataaatttaaaataaaaccacATTTGATAAACTTGTTCCCAATTTAATTGGTTTGATCGGATAGTTAACATCCCCTTTGTTTCACTTCATTGAGTTTAACATAATtagtatgaaaattaaataaataaaattaatattttgacttTAAAACGAGTTAACTCTAATTTAATGAATAATTTAAATTAACGTACTATTTAAAATATCAATTCTAGTACCTCTTTGGTATTGATGTTCTagtgttaaaattattttttaaaataaaaatactattttagatactattaaaattttaaaaaattatttataaaaaattattttattattttaatatttttataattaaaatttattaaatttaattttaaattattttttaatgctctctaattaatatatttaaaaatataattttcttaCCAATAACTTGTATGATaatatcaaataaatttttaaatttacctaaaaaaaattaagattcaATAATTTCATGTCGAATATTAAcggtattaaattattttatttgatttttaaaattctaactaCAATAAGAAAAGTTTTTCAATCATATTAATGGATGAGATACTTACAACACATGAAATTTGAAAAGTATTCGTCCTAAAAGCAAATCGACGGGTTGAAAAGTCGCCGAGAAATGCAATTTGTTTGACTAAATTGGCCTAAATATCAGAACATTCATTTTCCAGTCATTTCCAGGTGAGAAACGAGTTACACTCATCCATCAATTGCTATCCGTACAAATATCTCTTATGGATTGTCCCAATCCCTTAAAGTCAATCATGCGCATATGAAAATTCTACAATACCTTTTTTTTAAGATGTGATATTTTTGCCCCcagtttatttgttattatttaaaatataaatatatgacatATAACcaaaaaattttactatatattttatattttaaatttataataaattaaatttaaataataaaaatcttgacatgaaaatatatgaattcatagctttttttttttatataaatatgcaaTTATTATTTATATACCTAAAGAGAAAGATTTCGTAGAATTTCTTTTCTATGTTATCAAGTTGCCGACTCTAGTTCAGCCcaagaattttttttcttttaatatctAAGTCTAATTTCTCAGCACATCACATTTTTTAAACTCATTATTAATCTAGTAATGTTTCAGCTTATTAAATCGTTATTCTTTGATGTAGGCCAATAGGATTAAAAACATCAAACGTTACGTGATTTTACAATTTTATcctaatgttttaattttgaattaaatatCCTTACGTTTtacattaaatataattatattaaaatttaaaatcaactcctGAAATTGGAAGAAATTATACAAATGACAAGGGTTCTAGTTTAAATTTAaagagttgattttaaattttgggtataattacattcaatgtgaaaCATAAGAATATTTAATCCAAAATTTAAAGTTTAGGATGAAGTAAATATTTGacttttttttgttaaattagctttaaatgtttttttttagtatttattAATGATGTCAAGATGTGTTGTATAAATGGATAAGatatagccttttttttttttaatttatgggattatatatatatatatatacacacacacaactTTGAATAGAGGTTTAGTTACAAACTATATAATCTTGAAGAAAGCTCTAATATTATTAGAGGTGATAATTTTTTGCCCGATTTCATGTAATTAATAATCCATTTAAATATGTAATCGATGTCAAAATCAGATTACCTATAAAATTGATGGTCAATCCAATAGCCCAAATCGAAGAACCTAAATTTTACTccaaaattaaataaacataattacttttttttttaaataaaattaatattttttttatccaaAATAACCCGCGAACTACACATTGACCCGAAATTCTTTCTATATAGATGGTAGCTTGAATCAACATGCAATCTAAAATGATCCAACCCGAATATGCAAAAGACTTCATATGATCGATATGGCAAGCCTATTACGATTTaaaaatgatggaattaaataaaaaaaaatgactaTTTTTCCatcaatatattaattaataaaaaaaaaagaagagacatGGTTTATACTTAAGCAAGAAAGAAAACATAACAACGAAAAGAACAGCTGATTCGCTTTCAATTTGCAATCCTAATTGCTTATAAGAAAAAATGGCAACCCTAATCTCTCACAAGGAAGCATAGGAAGCATACTTGTCATTTGAAAGAATCAGAGGCTTTTAAGTTATAAATGTCAATGTATAGTATTTTCATTTTAAtggtattaattaattgtttttattataaattcaaaGATTGTGTTGAAGATTGAAGATTGGATGTTTAGTTGAGAGCACCAAAGAAAGTCTTTTTGTTTCTTCTTGGCCAAGGTAAGTGTTCACCATTGTAATTAGTTTTTCAATTGAAAGAAGAATGAGGGTTAAGGTCTGTAAATGAGTTAAGAGCATCGAAGAAAAATGAGTCATGTGTTTTAAAATGGCTACTCTAGGTGTTTGTGGGTATATGGGTGGGCATTGCATTTGGGTGTTCATACTCTATTCCGTGTCTGTGATTTACTGAAGTGCTATAATGATTGCTGCCAAATGTTTCGTTTATTTGATTGTTTGTATGACACGATTTTATTATGTGCTTTTGATATACTTTCATGATTTCTTGCTCTTGCTAATAGTGGAATGGCAGAAACAGTGTATATCATTCTGCATCTCATGTTGATTTCATCTCCTTAGATTAGCAATACTTCTTTAGGAAGTTAGATTATAGGCAAAGGCTGAAAGCCATGTTGAGGTTAATGTTAATGTTCAAAATTTAGATAGCCATGTTGAGGTTAATGTTAGTGTTCAAAATTTAGATGGCCatgttgaatttttgaaattgaagaTGGCAAAGGGAATGCTACTCATAGAGATGGAGTAtgcagggaaagggaaggaatgaATAGCAATGCAAGTGAAGTTAGTAATGATCCTAATTTTGTTGCAACATACCATGAAGCGAGTGACACTAATGATTCAAATTCTAGTGTGGCTAGTTCGATAGTGGAAAATATTGAAGAAAGTGATGATGATATTTTCAATGAAGGAGGACGAACTGAAGTTGAACAAGAACGATATGTGGATAACAATTGGACTACTACATTTGTACATATTCTTGAAACAAACAGAGGTAGAAATGAGACAGTGACTGATATTCCTAAAAAGTAAAGGTAAAAATGAGGTAGCAATCGAGGAAGAATTAAGAGAGTTCAATAAAAAAGTAGCTAGCACTATCCTCATTTCAATGAGGTTAATCGTACGACAAATCATAAGTTATACAAGGGCATGAAGTTCTCCAACCACAAAATGTGCATGAAAGCACTAAAGGAATGAGCCGCAAAAAGATTTCATGAGTATGTGTTAGAAAATTTTATGATTATGGTTTTCAGTCTATTGAGCATATCTCACACAAAAGAACAATTTGTAGGAATAAAAATGAATGTGACTTTAACCCATGTTTGGATATGGAGAAAGCGGGAGGGAGGGAAGGAAAATTATAAGTTGTGAAAAATAAGGAAGAATTCCCACTTTCCTTTGTTTGGAAAGAGAAGGGAAAATAGAGGAAGGAAAATAAGGATTATTTTAccctatttattttcttttcaatttggagagaagggagattgaggtggtttggtcatgtgaaatgTAGAtatacagaggctccagttagacaaatagagtacattaggttagaggatagaaaaaaaggggtagacctaaattgacttggaggagagtagtacaacatgacctagaagcattacacatttctgaggatttaacccaaaatcgtttagagtggagaaagcgaatccatatagccgaccctaaatttttaggataaaaacttagttgagttaagttgagttgagttgtcctTATTAGGTAAATTGGTAAATACAATTTATAAAGTAAGGTTAAAATTCACTCATTTTCTTTTCAAACAAGGGatgataaatttattttcctttcatcaaaacacaaataataataataataataataataataataataataataataataataataataataataataaagagaaaataaaagaaaattttctctATATTATTTTTCGTTCCCTCCCATAAATTATCTAAACAGAGTGTGAGATTCATGCTTCAAATGTTAGACACAGCTACTTTCCAAAGCAAAACCTTTAAACCTAATTACATATGCCCTTAAGAATTCATTAATCACTTTGTCATTTTTAAGTATTTGTCGAAGAAACATCTTAAGGACATTAGGGACAACACAAATTGTttgcttaaaaaataattaaaccaactcattaattatcttttgggcctatcattaattaaattatttttttataaaattaatttaattaatttggctttattaatttaattatgaagCCTGAAATAAatacttattaattattttttgtagTTACCAGATGTTCAGCTAAAAGAAGTTATAAAGAATTAATTAACCACAAGAAGTTATCAGATCATTGAGCAAGTTATCAACAATTAAATAATAGATGCAGGGGAGTTACAATATACCGCTTGGATGTGTGGCGTGAGGAGATGCTGGTTTCAAAACCTTCAAAGGATCAATCAGGTGCTACTATAAATATGTTTAGTTATGCAACTTTCAAACCCCTCAACCAattcaacaacaacaacaataacataTTCCAACAATCTATCTTATTTTTATctatctttttaatttttcaagtttttcatttaattttcaaGTCTTGTACTCAAATTTTCAGTAatcaatacaattttcattactttaattatttaatctaaAATGAGATTTTGATGAAGCTGTATTTAATCTAGTCAAATTCCTGCAACAATTTGATAGAAGTCAGCCAGCGCATAGCTGATACACTCAGTATCTTTCATGCCCACATTATTAAGATGTTAGCCAGCTAAGTTGTTTCCCAAGCAAACacaaattgagaaatatttataatgcaaaaaaaaaaaaaatgcaaagacAACTTGGTATTGATGTTTCTTTACAAGAATATTATAAGGCAAAGTGAAAAGCCAAGCAACTATTGGAAGGGGATTGGATAAAACAATACTATATACTTATGGATAAACCAATACTATAGACTGATGGATTATAGTGAGATGATAAGGTTGATTAACCAAAAGAGTTAGGTTAAAGTGTGCATTGTTGAATGCAATGATATAGTGGCTGATTCTCGTCACTTATATGTTTCTACCTATAGGATGATGCTTATGGAGCTTGTATCAGGAATGAGAAATTTCGAGTGATCTAAAGATGGGAAAATGAAATACTTCCCAATTTGGATGGCAAGATTAATGAACAAAGATGGCAACGTGCTTAGCCTATTAGATCCATTTTTGTAGGGAAATGCTAAGTTTGTAAAGTCTTGTTGGTGCATTCAAGATGATAAAACACAAAGGCTATCAATGGGTGATGTATTTTATATTCTTAAAGGGGTGTTAGCCGTGAACAACACCCAATTCCAGGCTACTCTTTTATAAGCAATGTTATGCTATTATTAGAACTCAAATGTTATTACCCAACACTAGATACCAGGGTTATCAGATAATGAAAATCTCTAATCATGCATTAAGCTTGATTCAACTTTAAAACTTTGATTAATCTCCATTTTTCAAActcatatacaaataaagattctGATAAGGAGACGCCACCACTGGAGCCTCTTCCATTGTTCAAGGGTCCAATTATAAAAGCAAGGGTAAGAGAGTTACAAAGCTTAGTTAGTAGACTTTAGAGGCACCAAGAAGATTAGATTGGGCTTGGGCCTTTGGAGAACAAATGGATCAGCTTCACATAATTGAACCTTGGAGCCTATCCTCTAGAAtattctatttttatttctttatgcCATGTAGCAAATTGGTTATTTGTAACTCATATAAATACTTGTCTTCTACATCAAATGGGGATATCTAATATCAAACATTGAGAGAGTATTGATTTCCGACCATTGCCGTCAATTATGAGAGTTTTATGATTTCTTCCTTGTTTCTTGAATAGAACTTGGACTTAAGCAAATTGACCACTTGcttattttatctttataattAAGGTGCTCTAGCCTAGCTACTATTGTGTCTTGATTGGTTATCAATTCTGCCTTGTTTGTTGTCAAAGATCTAATTCTATCTTTAGATGTTATGTCTCTAATATGAATATTGGGGGTGTTCATCAGATTCATTAATTCTTCTATATCAATGCTAACTTTGCTCTAAAAGTAATAATGTCCAGCCAACTCATAAGAAAGGAAATGGCCCCTTAACCAATTCTTATGAAAGAAAGAGCTCGTAGACACCAAATTACTACACGTGCAAGATTTGTTATGAGAAAAGCTTGGTTTTGTGAGGTTTTGAGCCTTAAGACACTGAAAAGCACACCAAAGTACCAGTAAAGAATCAAGGAATTCATTGGCTAATTCATATTTAGAGGAGGGATCCATGGCCAATTGTGATGTATAGAGTATTCTTTGGCTATGTAAATTCATAGGTTCAAAGCTCAAggtgataaaaaaaaaacttgtgtGAAAAGCTGTAAAGTTTTGAAACCTTTATATGGGTCTTGGAGAGACAAAAAATAAACTAAAGTCCATGACCGATTGCACTAAAGGGAGAGAGTTTATTGGCCAGTTTTGACATCCAATGCTCTATTTTGATGTTAGTGCCTCAAACTCAAGGTTTAGGGCAATCGAAATCcaagataataaattttaaagttttggtaCTGTTAAAAGTACCCTAGAGCAATCAAGTAAGAGCAAAAGGAACCTTTGAAAACTTCAATAGGGCAAGTTATTCCACAATTATTTTCAAATGTAAAATGCTACCTTGAGAAGAGTTACACTATATGCTTGAAGATAAGAGTATGCAAAGCAAACTCACTAAAGCTTCAAGTTGTAAGGATACCAATATAACCATGGGCTTATTTTGGAAGAATAAGAGAGTGGGGGCAAAGCCATATTTAACATAAGGGTGGCAGTTCCCCCCTtactttttgtttttgttttttttttaaaaaaaaagaatactacttatgaaaatattaaatttataaatttgccctttaaaattttatatttaccccgaaattttgacttaaataaaaaaaaaatatttgttttAGTTTTGGTTCTCTTTGTACTCTCATAAACAACccatagaaaagaaaaattaaattagaaaaaattgTACAAAATCAAATAGAAAGAAAgtgaaacataaaaaaaattaaattccatTAAGGGATTTGAAAATAAGATGAGTAATTTTGTATTTGTGTTtagttttttttatctttttttgttctttttttttatcaaataaaaaaggctaaatgaaaaaaaatattaaaacgtttatgtcaattatcaattttaattgaatcttttaattttattaatttaatcataaacTTTTGATATTGTTTTCAATTttagtaataaatttaattaaaaataattaaactcattaattgacaaattatttaaatattttcatttatatattttaattttattaatttattaaataattttattaatttaataaataattttattattttcactAATTTTACCAAACTTCAAATTGATTAAAAAACAATTGAATAATATATCGAATATTGCtatcttaatttaattttttttctttttctctttctattATACCTTCAATTCACATTTTTCTCATCATTTTGTCTTGAATATAAGGCCTAACAAAAATGAAAAAACATTCAAACGTTTTaacatatataaaatattaacaaataatatatacaaaataaatgtaattataaCTTCCAAAATAATAAGTATTTGATctagtaaaataatatttttatttaatttatttatttgagaaTAATTgtgaaaatgataaaaaaataaaaaggattcactaatattaataatgtttgcaaatatttaaattatttttatcaattaaatcatttaattaagttaattgttaaaattgaaattaatgtgaaaatttggactaaattgataaaaataaaatattttactaaAATTGAAAAAACTTATAAACATTTGTTTTTTTTCTAATCATTTGGCCAAAAAAattgttgtaattttatttatttttataagtacCCAAATCTATTTTATCAATTTGTCTTTTGTAGTTTGAAAAAATATTAACAAtttatatcataattttgaaatttaattaatcttaatgAATTAGATAACTTGTAATTATCATTAGTTCTTGAAATTGTTAAAGGCTATATTACTAAAATCATATTGTTGTGATTTAAATATAAGTTTTTCTAAAAATTTACTTTTTATCGCAATTGGTACACCATTGTTAATATATTTGGTTCCTGGATTATTAAAAATCATGATATTGTAATTCTTAATGACTattattttagttagattttcctTTATTATGCAAACAAGAAATGCTAGTTATGATTTCATTACATCCTtgttaattaaattcaattttggAGTAGATAAAACTATTCTTAATTTAAtagtttaacaatttcataaataTATTGAAGGTGTTTAGTTTGTGTTAGAAGTCGGTTAAATCATAAGTAAACTAGTGTTTAGTTTGACTTATAACTtaaaaactatttaaaaaaaaattatgttttcacaaaataaaagattatattatcctaataattttttttttaaaatgtcaATACTATCATTATTTTAACAACTACAATATTCAATGATATATACTTTTTTGTCATTTTAATagattaagttatttttaagcaCCTtttaagaaaatgcttaaattatttaaaaattaatttgaaataattttattgaataattaattacttttttaaattaacttaaattcaaaatatattttaaatcaataattaaaagtAAGTAGTGAAACCAAACACTCTCATTATTG
The sequence above is a segment of the Hevea brasiliensis isolate MT/VB/25A 57/8 chromosome 11, ASM3005281v1, whole genome shotgun sequence genome. Coding sequences within it:
- the LOC110655135 gene encoding transcription factor JUNGBRUNNEN 1 → MAGKLMELKKLSYSNEDDDDILFPGFRFRPTDEELVGFYLKRKVEMKAIKIDLIKNIDVYKYEPWDLPKQASSAAGDKEREWYFFCRRGRKYKNSIRPNRVTGCGFWKATGIDKPIYSAREFQDCIGLKKSLVYYRGSAGKGTKTEWMMHEFRLPAPKTPSNVANNRDLQEAEVWTLCRIFKREASYRKYPSSSWQKFASKQTFKDSGTKMSFSESSDDGFKYKSFEVSTYKMMKMKPDANNYLYENNQLLAGQLSLATQVPLMASHVNFCDQSGDEAISFEDGTWDELRPMVDYAFCHP